A region from the Amycolatopsis camponoti genome encodes:
- a CDS encoding PspC domain-containing protein: MSGASETRAPKPSPLNGFEETVKDFWVSRPRRPHVGRKVAGVAAAIGYRYGIDPVVVRIALVVATIFGGFGVPFYLLGWLFLPGESDEVSGFESLIGRGRSSVSPAFAVVLSVLTVVSVGGSFSGSWFDGGALISFALISIALYLLHRNRGQENRPAPVVSRTQAFTGNGAFTMTDTATAPAEAKPGWDPLAADPAGWDLPDPPSTQPPPAPPMHHRDRRPERRRNSKVGSATFALAVLTAGGGVLANLNGATWFSAQHIVGLVLGVVGIGLVTGAFARGGRGLIGLAVPLAIAGMVLTTVPFENFDFRGGAGDLHETPHSVTDLKPLYQHAAGDIDLDLTALPAGSPITTNVINGAGDTTVTVPDTADVTYDCHTGAGNTQCFGHEADGISQDALTGVDYGTDGPGGQQITLHVKNSVGNVEMRRG; the protein is encoded by the coding sequence ATGAGTGGTGCGAGTGAGACACGGGCACCGAAGCCGAGTCCGTTGAACGGCTTCGAGGAGACCGTGAAGGACTTCTGGGTGAGCCGGCCGAGGCGGCCGCACGTGGGGCGGAAGGTGGCCGGCGTCGCCGCCGCCATCGGGTACCGGTACGGGATCGATCCCGTCGTCGTGCGGATCGCGCTCGTGGTCGCGACGATCTTCGGTGGCTTCGGCGTCCCCTTCTACCTGCTGGGGTGGCTGTTCCTGCCGGGCGAGAGCGACGAGGTCTCCGGCTTCGAAAGCCTGATCGGCCGCGGCCGGTCGTCGGTTTCGCCGGCCTTCGCCGTCGTGCTCAGCGTGCTGACCGTCGTCAGCGTCGGGGGCAGCTTCAGCGGCTCCTGGTTCGACGGCGGCGCCCTCATCAGCTTCGCCCTCATCTCCATCGCGCTCTACCTGCTGCACCGCAACCGCGGCCAGGAGAACCGGCCCGCGCCGGTCGTTTCGCGGACACAGGCCTTCACCGGGAACGGAGCCTTCACCATGACCGACACCGCGACCGCGCCCGCGGAGGCGAAGCCGGGGTGGGACCCGCTCGCCGCCGACCCGGCCGGCTGGGACCTGCCTGACCCGCCGTCGACGCAGCCGCCGCCCGCGCCGCCGATGCACCACCGCGACCGCCGGCCCGAACGGCGCCGCAACTCCAAGGTGGGCTCGGCCACGTTCGCGCTCGCCGTGCTGACCGCCGGCGGTGGCGTGCTCGCCAACCTCAACGGCGCCACGTGGTTCTCCGCGCAGCACATCGTCGGCCTCGTGCTCGGCGTGGTCGGGATCGGACTGGTCACCGGCGCGTTCGCCCGCGGCGGGCGGGGCCTGATCGGGCTCGCCGTGCCGCTCGCGATCGCCGGGATGGTCCTGACGACCGTGCCGTTCGAGAACTTCGACTTCCGCGGCGGTGCGGGCGACCTGCACGAGACCCCGCACTCGGTGACCGACCTGAAGCCGCTCTACCAGCACGCCGCGGGCGACATCGACCTCGACCTGACCGCGTTGCCGGCCGGCTCGCCGATCACCACCAACGTGATCAACGGCGCCGGCGACACGACGGTCACCGTGCCGGACACCGCGGACGTCACCTACGACTGCCACACCGGCGCCGGCAACACGCAGTGCTTCGGCCACGAGGCCGACGGCATCAGCCAGGACGCGCTGACCGGCGTCGACTACGGCACGGACGGCCCCGGCGGCCAGCAGATCACCCTGCACGTCAAGAACAGCGTGGGCAACGTGGAGATGCGCCGTGGCTGA
- a CDS encoding response regulator translates to MLELVTDTQREPVKVFLVDDHALFRAGVRTELDSITDEVRVVGEAGSVAEAVAGIARTKPQVVLLDVHMPDGGGAEVLRRVRPELPDVVFLALSVSDAAEDVIAVIRAGARGYVTKTISSKELVRAVVRVSDGDAVFSPRLAGFVLDAFADRPGSAPINDPELDLLTPRERDVLRLLARGYAYKEIASELFISVKTVETHVSSVLRKTQLSNRYELSRWASDRRLV, encoded by the coding sequence ATGCTCGAACTCGTGACTGACACCCAGCGCGAACCGGTGAAGGTGTTCCTCGTCGACGACCACGCGCTGTTCCGCGCGGGTGTCCGCACCGAGCTCGACTCGATCACCGACGAGGTCCGGGTGGTCGGCGAGGCAGGCTCGGTGGCCGAGGCGGTCGCCGGCATCGCCCGGACGAAGCCCCAGGTGGTCCTCCTCGACGTCCACATGCCCGACGGCGGCGGCGCCGAAGTGCTGCGCCGCGTCCGCCCGGAGCTGCCGGACGTGGTGTTCCTGGCGCTGTCGGTCTCCGACGCGGCCGAGGACGTCATCGCGGTCATCCGCGCGGGTGCGCGCGGGTACGTGACGAAGACGATCTCGTCGAAGGAGCTGGTCCGCGCGGTGGTCCGCGTCTCGGACGGTGACGCGGTGTTCTCCCCGCGGCTGGCGGGGTTCGTGCTGGACGCGTTCGCCGACCGCCCGGGCTCCGCCCCGATCAACGACCCCGAGCTGGACCTGCTGACCCCCCGCGAGCGCGACGTCCTGAGGCTGCTGGCCCGCGGGTACGCGTACAAGGAGATCGCGTCGGAGCTGTTCATCTCGGTCAAGACCGTCGAGACGCACGTGTCGAGCGTCCTGCGGAAGACCCAGCTCTCGAACCGCTACGAGCTCTCCCGCTGGGCCTCCGACCGCCGCCTGGTCTGA
- the guaA gene encoding glutamine-hydrolyzing GMP synthase: MPNPTGPVLVVDFGAQYAQLIARRVREAQIYSEVVPHSASTEEILAKNPAAIILSGGPSSVYAEGAPGMDPKLTEAGVPMFGICYGHQLLASALGGVVEPTGVREFGRTEVRVTGDGGVLHAGLPAHQPAWMSHNDSVTKAPEGSVVTASSDGAEVAGFEDVERRFAGVQYHPEVAHSPHGQEVLRRFLRDIAGIEPQWTTSSIVEEQVQRISEQIGDGRAICGLSGGVDSAVAAALVQRAIGDRLTCVFVDHGLLRAGERTQVEQDFVSATGVNLVTIDARERFLDALAGVTDPEQKRKIIGREFIRVFEQAERDLKAVGDYKFLVQGTLYPDVVESGGGEGTANIKSHHNVGGLPDDLEFELVEPLRLLFKDEVRRVGLELGLPETIVQRQPFPGPGLGIRIIGAVDAERLETLRAADLIAREELTAAGLDRSIWQCPVVLLADVRSVGVQGDGRTYGHPVVLRPVSSEDAMTADWTRLPYDVLERISTRITNEVAEVNRVVLDVTSKPPGTIEWE; the protein is encoded by the coding sequence GTGCCCAACCCCACCGGTCCGGTTCTCGTCGTGGACTTCGGGGCGCAGTACGCGCAGCTGATCGCCCGGCGCGTCCGCGAGGCACAGATCTACTCGGAGGTCGTGCCGCACAGCGCGTCCACCGAAGAGATCCTCGCGAAGAACCCCGCGGCCATCATCCTTTCCGGCGGCCCTTCGAGCGTGTACGCCGAAGGCGCCCCGGGCATGGACCCGAAGCTCACCGAAGCCGGCGTCCCGATGTTCGGCATCTGCTACGGCCACCAGCTGCTGGCCAGCGCGCTCGGCGGCGTCGTCGAGCCGACCGGCGTCCGCGAGTTCGGCCGCACCGAGGTCCGCGTGACCGGTGACGGCGGTGTCCTGCACGCCGGCCTGCCCGCGCACCAGCCCGCGTGGATGAGCCACAACGACAGCGTCACCAAGGCCCCGGAGGGCTCGGTCGTCACGGCCTCCTCCGACGGCGCCGAGGTCGCCGGCTTCGAAGACGTCGAGCGCCGCTTCGCCGGCGTCCAGTACCACCCGGAGGTCGCGCACTCGCCGCACGGCCAGGAGGTGCTTCGCCGGTTCCTGCGCGACATCGCCGGGATCGAGCCGCAGTGGACGACATCGTCGATCGTCGAAGAGCAGGTCCAGCGGATCAGCGAGCAGATCGGCGACGGCCGGGCGATCTGCGGGCTGTCCGGCGGGGTCGACTCCGCGGTGGCCGCCGCTTTGGTGCAGCGCGCCATCGGCGACCGGCTGACCTGCGTGTTCGTCGACCACGGCCTGCTGCGGGCGGGCGAGCGCACCCAGGTCGAGCAGGACTTCGTCTCCGCCACCGGGGTCAACCTCGTCACGATCGACGCGCGGGAACGCTTCCTCGACGCGCTCGCCGGCGTCACCGACCCGGAGCAGAAGCGCAAGATCATCGGGCGTGAGTTCATCCGCGTCTTCGAGCAGGCCGAGCGCGACCTCAAGGCCGTGGGCGACTACAAGTTCCTGGTCCAGGGCACGTTGTACCCGGACGTCGTCGAGTCCGGCGGCGGCGAGGGCACGGCCAACATCAAGAGCCACCACAACGTCGGCGGCCTGCCGGACGACCTGGAGTTCGAGCTCGTCGAGCCGCTGCGGCTGCTGTTCAAGGACGAGGTCCGCCGCGTCGGCCTGGAGCTGGGCCTGCCCGAGACGATCGTCCAGCGCCAGCCGTTCCCCGGCCCCGGCCTGGGCATCCGCATCATCGGCGCGGTCGACGCCGAGCGCCTGGAAACCCTGCGCGCGGCCGACCTGATCGCGCGCGAGGAGCTGACGGCGGCCGGGCTGGACCGCAGCATCTGGCAGTGCCCGGTGGTGCTGCTCGCCGACGTCCGCAGCGTCGGCGTCCAGGGCGACGGCCGGACCTACGGGCACCCGGTGGTGCTGCGGCCGGTGTCGTCCGAAGACGCCATGACCGCGGACTGGACGCGCCTGCCCTACGACGTCCTCGAGCGGATCTCCACGCGCATCACCAACGAGGTGGCGGAGGTCAACCGGGTGGTGCTGGACGTGACGTCCAAGCCGCCGGGCACCATCGAGTGGGAGTAA
- a CDS encoding DUF1707 SHOCT-like domain-containing protein codes for MEDKRTARIRAADADRERVATTVQTAGSEGRLTLEEVEERLAHVYSARFTDELTELTADLPRPVPARPGFPLTRAALRRYPALRLHLAVVVAIAVVAIVRWAVLGAGFFWPAFPMFWLAVSLFVHAGVRSARERAGAAVPY; via the coding sequence ATGGAAGACAAGCGCACCGCCCGCATCCGGGCCGCCGACGCCGATCGCGAACGCGTCGCCACCACCGTCCAGACCGCCGGCTCCGAAGGCCGGCTCACCCTCGAAGAGGTCGAAGAGCGCCTCGCCCACGTCTATTCCGCCCGGTTCACCGACGAGCTGACCGAGCTCACCGCCGACCTGCCGCGGCCCGTGCCGGCCCGGCCGGGCTTCCCGCTGACCCGGGCCGCGCTGCGGCGGTACCCGGCGCTGCGCCTGCACCTCGCCGTCGTGGTCGCGATCGCCGTGGTCGCGATCGTCCGGTGGGCGGTGCTGGGCGCCGGGTTCTTCTGGCCCGCCTTCCCGATGTTCTGGCTCGCGGTGAGCCTCTTCGTTCATGCCGGGGTGCGTTCGGCCCGGGAGCGGGCCGGTGCGGCTGTGCCATACTGA
- a CDS encoding ATP-binding protein, translating to MTMDHVQEALDHVAPDQVAVPDKPKMFRRRSGRAIAGVAGGLADHLGVPVLWVRTAFALLAALNGAGLLAYGLLWVFVQQQTEETAKAPTSKERQQAFGLIALGVGLAVASGTLTGFISGWVAVPLAVAMIGLAVVWREADESQRRRWRVGAKDGFAGAFLGGGGWSAAIRIVAGVALVITGITVVVLRSGTFDQVQFALIAVVATLIGVAVLTIPFWLRLVRDLSDERKARIRTDERAEIAAHLHDSVLQTLALIQKQSEQPREVARLARSQERELRGWLYGPNGYGKPVETAEEASGQLSEALATACGEVEDTFAISVGQVVVGDAELDDSLVALVQAAREAIVNAAKHAGVEEVSVFAEVEPTSVTVFVRDRGKGFDPDLVPDDRHGLADSIRGRMTRHGGTCKVRTAPGEGTEVQLAMPVKAGKGAA from the coding sequence GTGACCATGGACCACGTGCAGGAAGCCCTCGACCACGTAGCCCCCGACCAGGTGGCCGTCCCGGACAAGCCCAAGATGTTCCGGCGCCGGTCCGGCCGGGCCATCGCCGGCGTCGCCGGGGGGCTCGCCGATCACCTCGGGGTGCCCGTCCTGTGGGTGCGGACGGCTTTCGCGCTGCTCGCCGCCCTGAACGGCGCGGGCCTGCTCGCCTACGGGCTCCTCTGGGTCTTCGTCCAGCAGCAGACCGAAGAAACCGCGAAGGCGCCCACCTCGAAGGAGCGGCAGCAGGCGTTCGGCCTGATCGCGCTCGGGGTCGGTCTCGCCGTCGCCAGCGGGACGCTCACCGGGTTCATCAGCGGCTGGGTCGCCGTGCCGCTCGCCGTCGCCATGATCGGTCTCGCCGTCGTCTGGCGTGAGGCCGACGAGTCGCAGCGCCGCCGCTGGCGGGTCGGCGCGAAGGACGGCTTCGCGGGCGCCTTCCTCGGCGGGGGCGGCTGGTCGGCCGCGATCCGGATCGTCGCCGGCGTCGCGCTGGTCATCACCGGCATCACCGTCGTCGTGCTGCGCAGCGGCACGTTCGACCAGGTCCAGTTCGCCCTGATCGCCGTCGTCGCGACGCTCATCGGCGTCGCCGTCCTGACCATCCCGTTCTGGCTGCGGCTGGTCCGCGACCTCTCCGACGAGCGCAAGGCCCGCATCCGCACCGACGAACGCGCCGAGATCGCCGCGCACCTGCACGATTCCGTCCTGCAGACGCTCGCGCTGATCCAGAAGCAGAGCGAGCAGCCGCGCGAGGTCGCGCGGCTGGCCCGCAGCCAGGAACGCGAGCTGCGCGGCTGGCTCTACGGCCCGAACGGCTACGGCAAGCCCGTCGAGACCGCCGAAGAGGCGAGCGGCCAGCTGTCCGAAGCCCTCGCGACGGCGTGCGGCGAGGTCGAGGACACGTTCGCGATCTCCGTGGGCCAGGTCGTCGTCGGCGACGCCGAGCTGGACGACTCGCTGGTGGCGCTCGTCCAGGCCGCGCGCGAAGCGATCGTCAACGCCGCGAAGCACGCCGGCGTCGAGGAGGTCAGCGTCTTCGCCGAGGTCGAGCCGACGTCGGTGACGGTGTTCGTCCGCGACCGCGGCAAGGGCTTCGACCCCGACCTGGTCCCGGACGACCGCCACGGCCTCGCCGACTCGATCCGCGGCCGGATGACCCGCCACGGCGGCACGTGCAAGGTGCGCACCGCGCCGGGGGAGGGCACCGAAGTGCAGCTCGCCATGCCGGTGAAAGCGGGTAAGGGAGCAGCGTGA
- a CDS encoding serine/threonine-protein kinase has product MSDEGRLVAGRYRIAGRIGTGAMGAVWQAHDEVLGRTVAIKQLLLQPHLDEHDAEDARQRTMREGRIAARLHHPNAISVFDVVTDDNGQPCLIMEYLNSTSLAAVLQERRTLPPTEVARIGAQVAAALREAHAVGIVHRDIKPGNILLGANGVVKITDFGISRAKDDVTVTKTGMIAGTPAYLAPEVAIGGDPGPESDVFSLGSTLYAACEGQPPFGLSENTLSLLHAVAAGQINPPRQSGPLASVLAVLLHPDIQHRPTAEECEELLAAVARGELPLGGPSDETMMAPSAGVLGAGALGAAAAADPNATQMFDEIPAGHSGSLLDNQAPTQAVPYYDEDDYPEGTGYPEDDYDGYGRYRDDEQQYAAGGVPPGLAATRAVPVPPHDQGPYADDYDDYDDEPAPPPPPRRAQTSPADDDDEKPGAWKRPAIIGGIVVVGLVALAVWLLNPNNPETPASPISSNKPTPVATSSSQASTTEEPTETADVPPPVSETTSSKRTTSRQTEPEKTTTPKTTPKTTPPETTPVETTPTTPSTTTTPPAGNP; this is encoded by the coding sequence GTGAGCGACGAGGGTCGCCTGGTCGCCGGTCGGTACCGCATCGCCGGCCGGATCGGCACGGGCGCGATGGGGGCCGTCTGGCAGGCGCATGACGAAGTCCTGGGCCGCACCGTGGCCATCAAGCAGCTTCTGCTCCAGCCGCACCTGGACGAGCACGACGCCGAGGACGCCCGGCAGCGGACGATGCGCGAGGGCCGGATCGCCGCCCGCCTGCACCACCCGAACGCGATCTCCGTCTTCGACGTCGTCACCGACGACAACGGGCAGCCGTGCCTGATCATGGAGTACCTCAACTCCACCAGCCTGGCCGCCGTGCTGCAGGAACGCCGCACGCTGCCGCCGACCGAGGTGGCGCGCATCGGCGCCCAGGTCGCCGCGGCGCTGCGCGAGGCGCACGCGGTCGGCATCGTCCACCGCGACATCAAGCCGGGCAACATCCTGCTCGGCGCCAACGGCGTCGTGAAGATCACCGACTTCGGCATCTCCCGCGCCAAGGACGACGTCACGGTCACCAAGACCGGGATGATCGCCGGCACCCCGGCGTACCTGGCCCCCGAGGTCGCGATCGGCGGCGACCCCGGCCCGGAGTCCGACGTCTTCTCCCTCGGGTCCACGCTCTACGCCGCCTGCGAGGGCCAGCCGCCGTTCGGCTTGTCCGAGAACACGCTGAGCCTGCTGCACGCGGTCGCGGCCGGGCAGATCAACCCGCCGCGCCAGTCCGGCCCGCTGGCCAGCGTCCTGGCCGTGCTGCTGCACCCGGACATCCAGCACCGGCCGACCGCCGAAGAGTGCGAGGAGCTGCTCGCGGCCGTCGCGCGCGGTGAGCTTCCGCTCGGCGGGCCGTCGGACGAGACCATGATGGCGCCGTCGGCGGGTGTCCTGGGAGCGGGCGCGCTGGGCGCGGCGGCCGCCGCGGACCCGAACGCGACCCAGATGTTCGACGAGATCCCCGCGGGCCACTCGGGCAGCCTGCTCGACAACCAGGCCCCGACGCAGGCCGTGCCGTACTACGACGAGGACGACTACCCGGAGGGCACCGGCTACCCGGAGGACGACTACGACGGGTACGGCCGCTACCGCGACGACGAGCAGCAGTACGCGGCCGGAGGCGTGCCTCCCGGCCTCGCCGCGACCCGCGCGGTGCCGGTGCCCCCGCACGACCAGGGCCCGTACGCGGACGATTACGACGACTACGACGACGAGCCCGCCCCGCCGCCCCCGCCGCGGCGCGCGCAGACCAGCCCGGCCGACGATGACGACGAGAAGCCCGGTGCCTGGAAGCGCCCGGCGATCATCGGCGGCATCGTGGTCGTGGGCCTGGTCGCGCTGGCCGTCTGGCTGCTGAACCCGAACAACCCGGAAACGCCTGCCTCGCCGATTTCGAGCAACAAGCCGACCCCGGTCGCGACGTCGTCGTCGCAGGCTTCGACGACGGAGGAGCCGACCGAGACGGCCGACGTCCCGCCGCCGGTGTCGGAGACGACCTCGTCGAAGCGCACGACCTCTCGGCAGACCGAGCCGGAGAAGACAACGACTCCGAAGACCACGCCGAAAACGACGCCGCCGGAAACCACGCCCGTCGAGACAACGCCCACCACGCCGTCGACGACAACTACGCCGCCCGCCGGCAACCCCTGA
- a CDS encoding serine/threonine-protein kinase yields the protein MSSEGTIVGGRFRLDQPIGRGRAGIVWLAFDTRLFRTVAMKRMYLPVGAGERAEQARAGAMQEGKDAARIEHPSAIKVFDVLPDGQDVWLVMEYIPSRSMATFLAEHGRLTPDQAAQLGIQLGNALSAIHTAGFVHRTLEPGTVLLADDGGVKLTDIGISGGGPHAAYVAPEVARGLPPTPAADVFSLGATLYTSVEGVPPFGEDGQSSERPAQNAGVLTAALRKMLRSDPTTRPTMADTVRSLSAITEGRETAFIPPTNPGIPPPPPPPFNPGLAAAAPPMPPSGPQFQQQVPVAAPGYSSAEETQRMQPVPPPTQYAPSPAPGPQPQAGAWTLPVSKKTLITIAAILAAVLVGILVSELFFV from the coding sequence TTGAGCTCTGAAGGCACCATCGTCGGCGGCCGGTTCCGGCTGGACCAGCCGATCGGCCGCGGCCGCGCGGGCATCGTGTGGCTGGCGTTCGACACGCGGCTCTTCCGCACCGTCGCGATGAAGCGGATGTACCTGCCGGTCGGCGCCGGCGAGCGCGCCGAGCAGGCGCGCGCGGGTGCCATGCAGGAGGGCAAGGACGCGGCCCGGATCGAGCACCCCAGCGCGATCAAGGTGTTCGACGTGCTGCCCGACGGCCAGGACGTCTGGCTGGTGATGGAGTACATCCCGTCGCGCAGCATGGCGACGTTCCTCGCCGAGCACGGCCGCCTCACCCCCGACCAGGCGGCGCAGCTGGGGATCCAGCTCGGCAACGCGCTCTCCGCGATCCACACGGCCGGGTTCGTGCACCGCACGCTCGAACCGGGCACGGTGCTGCTGGCCGACGACGGCGGCGTGAAGCTCACCGACATCGGCATCAGCGGCGGCGGACCCCACGCGGCCTACGTGGCGCCTGAGGTCGCGCGGGGGCTGCCCCCGACGCCGGCCGCGGACGTCTTCTCGCTCGGCGCGACGCTGTACACGTCCGTCGAGGGCGTGCCGCCGTTCGGGGAGGACGGGCAGTCGTCCGAGCGGCCGGCGCAGAACGCGGGCGTGCTGACCGCGGCGCTGCGCAAGATGCTGCGCTCGGACCCGACGACCCGGCCGACGATGGCCGACACGGTCCGTTCGCTGAGCGCGATCACCGAGGGCCGCGAGACGGCGTTCATCCCGCCGACCAACCCCGGGATCCCGCCGCCCCCGCCCCCGCCGTTCAACCCGGGGCTGGCGGCCGCGGCACCGCCGATGCCGCCGTCGGGACCCCAGTTCCAGCAGCAGGTCCCGGTCGCCGCGCCCGGCTACTCCTCGGCCGAGGAGACGCAGCGGATGCAGCCGGTACCGCCGCCGACGCAGTACGCGCCGTCGCCCGCGCCCGGACCCCAACCGCAGGCCGGGGCGTGGACTCTGCCGGTGTCGAAGAAGACGCTGATCACCATCGCCGCGATCCTCGCGGCCGTGCTGGTCGGGATCCTCGTCTCGGAGCTGTTCTTCGTCTAA
- a CDS encoding chorismate mutase has translation MNAHATNADGQPAEDTPAGDDIASLRQEIDWLDKEILRLVKRRVEVSKEIGAARMAAGGTRIVYNREMDVLERYRELGPDGRQLAMALLNLGRGRLGR, from the coding sequence ATGAACGCACACGCGACGAACGCCGATGGCCAGCCCGCCGAGGACACCCCGGCCGGGGACGACATCGCGTCGCTCCGGCAGGAGATCGACTGGCTGGACAAGGAGATCCTGCGGCTGGTGAAACGCCGGGTCGAGGTGTCCAAGGAGATCGGGGCCGCGCGGATGGCCGCCGGTGGCACGCGGATCGTCTACAACCGCGAGATGGACGTGCTCGAGCGCTACCGCGAACTCGGCCCGGATGGCCGCCAGCTGGCGATGGCGCTGCTGAACCTCGGCCGCGGCAGGCTCGGCCGGTAA
- a CDS encoding DMT family transporter, with the protein MGESKTLLRIAALALMWGSSFFWIKLGLGMFSPVQLVLARLVLGAAMLLVLCRLQRARLPRDRRMWGHLAVAAFFHNALPFLLFAIGETTVDSGITGVLNSTTPLWVLLAAPMMGTSSRMTGTRLAGLLVGLGGILLIFAPWQASGLLSWGALACLAAAASYGFAFVYEGKYLSSSSSSPYALSAGQMVLASGMLVLALPAGGFTPVHVSTGPLLAVLVLGIGSTGIAFALNYQLLASEGAVAASVVGYLLPVVSVLLGAVFLGEQLNLRVIAGMVVVLGGVALTRLQKPERVAAELPRDQADGLGDDTTGHAPRPLAPLAD; encoded by the coding sequence GTGGGCGAGTCGAAGACCCTGCTGAGGATCGCCGCGCTGGCGTTGATGTGGGGCTCGAGCTTCTTCTGGATCAAGCTGGGGCTGGGCATGTTCTCGCCGGTGCAGCTGGTGCTGGCGCGGCTCGTGCTCGGCGCGGCGATGCTGCTGGTACTGTGCCGGCTGCAGCGGGCCCGCCTGCCGCGCGACCGGCGGATGTGGGGTCACCTGGCCGTGGCGGCGTTCTTCCACAACGCGCTGCCGTTCCTGCTGTTCGCGATCGGCGAGACGACCGTCGACTCGGGGATCACCGGGGTGCTGAACTCGACGACGCCGCTGTGGGTGCTGCTGGCGGCGCCGATGATGGGGACGTCGTCGCGGATGACCGGGACTCGGCTGGCCGGACTGCTGGTCGGCCTCGGCGGGATCCTGCTGATCTTCGCGCCGTGGCAGGCGTCGGGGCTGCTGAGCTGGGGCGCGCTGGCGTGCCTCGCGGCGGCGGCGAGCTACGGCTTCGCGTTCGTCTACGAGGGCAAGTACCTGTCTTCTTCGTCGTCTTCGCCGTACGCGCTCTCGGCCGGGCAGATGGTGCTGGCCAGCGGGATGCTGGTGCTGGCGCTGCCGGCGGGCGGGTTCACGCCGGTGCACGTGTCCACCGGGCCACTGCTGGCCGTCCTGGTGCTGGGCATCGGGTCGACGGGCATCGCGTTCGCGCTCAACTACCAGCTCCTGGCGAGCGAGGGCGCGGTCGCGGCGTCGGTCGTCGGCTACCTGCTGCCGGTGGTCTCGGTGCTGCTGGGCGCGGTGTTCCTGGGCGAACAGCTGAACCTGCGGGTGATCGCGGGCATGGTGGTCGTCCTCGGCGGGGTCGCGCTGACCCGCCTCCAGAAGCCGGAGCGAGTGGCCGCGGAACTGCCCCGTGACCAAGCGGATGGGCTTGGTGACGACACCACCGGGCACGCGCCGCGGCCGCTCGCTCCTCTGGCGGACTGA
- a CDS encoding LysR family transcriptional regulator translates to MLDVRRMQVLRAVITSGSITAAARNLGYTPSAISQQLSALEREAGTELLERVGRGVRPTPAGALLSEHAETLSSELAKAEAALTELKEGRIGRVAIRYFSTAGASLVAPATAAVRREHPGVRLDLKLVEPDDPMTEVEAGDADVAITVFPRKRQPGKGVELVHLLDDPYRAVLPKTHPLARKRVLDLTEFAEEPWVGVDGLPGVCRDILDSACASAGFAPNVVVESEDYQTAQGFVAAGIGVGLIPELGLGALHPGVVVRKIRNPEPVRAIHAAVASRAWGHPAVRTLLEAMRAATAKVA, encoded by the coding sequence ATGCTCGACGTCCGCCGCATGCAGGTCCTCCGCGCCGTGATCACCAGTGGGTCGATCACCGCCGCAGCCCGCAACCTCGGCTACACGCCGTCCGCGATCAGCCAGCAGCTCTCGGCGCTGGAACGCGAAGCCGGCACCGAACTGCTCGAACGCGTCGGCCGCGGCGTGCGGCCGACACCGGCGGGCGCGCTGCTGTCCGAGCACGCCGAGACGCTGAGCTCCGAGCTCGCGAAGGCCGAAGCGGCGCTGACCGAGCTGAAGGAAGGCCGCATCGGCCGCGTCGCCATCCGCTACTTCTCGACGGCCGGCGCGTCCCTGGTCGCGCCCGCCACGGCCGCGGTCCGCCGCGAGCACCCCGGCGTCCGCCTGGACCTCAAGCTGGTCGAGCCCGACGACCCGATGACGGAGGTCGAAGCCGGTGACGCCGACGTCGCGATCACCGTCTTCCCGCGCAAGAGGCAGCCCGGCAAGGGCGTCGAGCTCGTCCACCTGCTCGACGACCCTTACCGCGCCGTGCTGCCGAAGACGCACCCGCTGGCCCGCAAGCGCGTGCTCGACCTGACGGAGTTCGCCGAGGAGCCGTGGGTCGGCGTCGACGGCCTGCCGGGCGTCTGCCGCGACATCCTGGACAGCGCCTGCGCGTCCGCCGGGTTCGCGCCGAACGTCGTGGTCGAGTCCGAGGACTACCAGACGGCGCAGGGGTTCGTGGCCGCCGGCATCGGCGTCGGCCTGATCCCGGAGCTGGGGCTCGGCGCGCTGCACCCCGGCGTCGTCGTCCGCAAGATCCGCAACCCGGAGCCGGTCCGCGCGATCCACGCCGCGGTCGCGTCACGGGCGTGGGGCCACCCGGCCGTCCGCACGCTGCTCGAAGCCATGCGCGCGGCGACCGCCAAGGTGGCTTAG